In the genome of Primulina eburnea isolate SZY01 chromosome 13, ASM2296580v1, whole genome shotgun sequence, the window CTGCGGGCATGCCCTTTGTATCCTGAGAAGCAGACGTCTGGTTGAAACCTCGCAGCACATACCGGCGGGAACGAATCCGTTTTAAGAAAACTGTAGTTACTCCGTCCCTCAGTTTGGTTTTGTTTCTCTTACACGATAGTCATGCTGCAAACAGTACACTTACTTCGGTTACTGCTTTGTCTTAACGAGTTTACTTCTACGATTTTGTTATTAGCATTTTCGCTAACAGAATTTAAATCATGATTTTGACTatgatattaattttaaaaagacTTGTTTGAGTCTAAAAGTTGTAATAATCTAGTCATAACtcaaataattcaaaacatgtaACTATATCAAGTACCACATCATTGCCACATAGACTTGTGGAGGCCAGTAAGAACTGCTGTCTGCTGCTCACAAGACTAAAAAGCTCTAATCTTGTACTGTTAACAGTTATTTCCACCAAACAAAAATTTGCATAAAGATTCATATGGTTCTTTATGCTAAAAAATCACATGTCAACCACTACTTTCACCACAGAAAGGGTATTTAAAGACAATGGAAACCAATAGAAATATTACAAATCATTATCCAAAGAAAAGGTTTCGTTCACAATGTTGTAAAAACTGAAATAGGCGATATTCGATATAGCAAGGTGGATAGTTTGATCAAGGCGCGCGCACTTGATAAAATAGTGTTTTTGCCTTCTCAAAAGTCATATTACAAATTGATATAAGCCAAACACTTTTGAAAAATTCCGCAACCATGTTCTTCCAACAACTATAAAAGTAGGCGAAAGATTAAACATCAAACATAAACATGTATCCGACGCATTATTCATTGGAGAACAAAAATACATATTCTAAAGAAACGAAATCTAAAAGAAATATGCAGACCTGCTCAATAATATCCATGTCTTCAGGTGTGGCTTCAGCACCACGATCAAGGGGTTCGATGGCCTTAAGAAGCTCTTCTTTAATCTCCTTGGCACTCttctttttgttgttttttaaGAAACCCGTGAAGAAGGAGACATGTGTTCTCCACTTATGGCGAGCTGGAGTGAGAGCTGTGGAGTAGGAGTTAGGAATGGGGTTTAGTTGGGCAGACCGAAAAGAGAATATGATGGTAGAGTGGAAGAGGTTTGGGGCTGATGAGGCGGCGGCCGCGGCGGAGAGCTGAGCGGTGAGAGACGGTGGAGGGGCAGGGAGTGTGGATAAGGCCATGCCGATGAATTGGGAGTGCGTGGTTGGCCATGCTTTTCACATTAGAGCTgctgatatttcaaaataatgtcattaatgattaattatataattgatTATAAAATTTAGATGGATTAAAAATCTATtattatttacaaaaaaatgattaaaactACTATTTTCCTCAACTTGAATGGGTGTTTTTGTTAATGAATTAGTTCAATTTTTGATCATTCAAAATTTTCCTAGTATTTTTATAAATCCATtactttaatataaattttaatagaTGCAAAAATAAATTTCACGAAATCCATTATTAATAgtttattataaattattatttaacacatttattttaaaagcataAAATTGTATAATTATTATGAAGAGTCGATGCAGTCGCGCATCATTAAAcgaagataaaaatttgtgtgagacgttctgacgggtcgtattttgtgagacatatatcttatttgggtcatccatggaaaaatattattttttatgctaagagtattactttttattgtgaatatttgtAGGGTTGAccaatctcacagataaagattcgtgagaccgtcttaaaagagacctactcttaaacGAAAAGGTTAAATTTGCTATATCGTTGGTCACTGCAAGGCAAATGGACAAAATTCCATTcttctataaatattttttttatcgagcatattatataaaacttatctagaataagtctcttgtgagatgagcacacgaatttttatatgtgaaaCGAGTCAatcatatcgatattcacaataaaaagtaattaaaaattaatactttttaatagataacccaaataagagattcgattcacgaaattgatccgtgagaccgtatcacatgaatttttatgacTTATCTAATGTAGTTTATATTATTACATTAAAATCAATGACATATTCCGTGCacattcaaataataataactgCATGTTGTCTcgttaaaaaaaatcttatatttaaaaatttataaaaatacaatCATATGTCTATTGTGAGAATTAAAATCATTATACATATAGAAAATGGtatgaattaaaataaaataattcaataaattagatttatattattaatttaatgtaatttttttatagtTCCTCCATACAATTTAGACTTTAATGGAATGTCAAAATTGCACCCTCACGAGAATCTTGTGATTGGTGGGGTCCATAATGTCGTCAAATTCCAAGAACTCTATCCCAATACCGGGCGGGAGGGGTCTTGGACCCGCCAACCATCTCATCACCTCCGCCGCCGTCGCTCTCCGCCTCCACCGCCGCCTTAATTTAGCCCGAGCCTTCCAATCATCGCTCCAGGtaaacgaaaaaaaaaaatccaatttCCCATTTTGGTATTGGAAAATGTGAATAAAGCAAGTTTATTGCTTGAGGAGAATGGATGAACTAGCTATACTGCTTAGTCAATTATAGTTTTTGGAAATTTTGCTAATCTGAAGGAGGCAAGTTTGTGCTCGAATGGAAGTGCTTCTGATTTCTTCTTTTACTGTTTGATTGTCATGAAACATTTACATGAGCTGAATTAGTCTTTGTGCTGGCTCAAGCTCAAGAAAGATTACTACCAAGACTTTATCTTTTTGGTTGTGGCAGATAATCTCACAATAATAAATTAAGATTTGATTTTCTTAGAATGCAAGTTTTGGTCAATGGTTCTGTCCTGAATACAGCAAATGTCCATGGAATATATTGTTGCAGGCGTATTGTTTTCTTGAATCCCATATTTGTTCTTTTCACCCGTGAGACTGTAAGAATAATGCAATTAAACAGCATTTTGAACTGCTAATGGTTGTGGATTCTATTAAATGCTTTCTCATAAAGAGATTATTGAAATTGGGATTCTTTTCACTACCCTCTGGTTCAGACCAGGGAGATTATAGGTCGTCTGTCTGTCTTGTGTTCTTGGTTTCTGATACAATCTCATTAAATGCACGTGTTTTACTATATCTGCAGAGTGTTTCTTCTCTCGGGTTCGAGCCTGTGTTGAAGGATATATGTCAAGCAAGAGCCTTTCAGTTTGCgggatttaattattttcaatgGTCATTCCATGCTTTGTCTGCTACAGTGATGAGCTTAAGTTTCTTCAATGGAGATGAAATCAGAAGTGATTCTAGAGATGTTGGAAAGTCATTCTCAAGGGTATCTAGGAATGACTTATTTGGAAAAAGGCAATGGACCAATATACTTCTTGCCGCTAATGTACTGTAAGAATCAATGCCTTAAACCTATCTGGCTAAGCATTTTTTTGGGTGGTGTTAATTGCTCCCTAACCGCATTCCCAATTTTCAAGTATAGTTTCAGATGTGTATTGGAAAGTAAATTATTTAAGAATTTGTTTACCCTTTTTCCATTAGAAGTAGTGGCTGTTAATTTGTGGTGTTACTTAAATAATTTCGAAAAAGGGATACTTTTGGAAGAAATGTAGCTTTCAAGCAAATATGATGCAGTTTTTGTATACTCGAAAATGAGATATGGAATGTTCAAATTGGAACAGAAAAAATACTTATCATTTGCACATAAAAGCGTATCTTTATGTACAGGGCCTATCTGGCGCAAACTGTCTCAGAGGGCAAGCTCTTATTTTGGGGAGCCAAGGTTTGATATTGCACTTTGAATTCTAATACCAAAAAACATCATTGATGTTATTATCATTGTCGTTTCTATCTTTGCAGATTAATAGCCTCATTAGTGAAGGGCAGTTATGGAGGCTAGCTACATCTTCCTTTTTGCATGCAAATATTGGGCATTTAATGGTTTGAATCAAACAGTACTGATGACATTTAGAGTATTTTGTGCATTGAACATGCACTGTGTAAAAGGGTTTTCTTTTTTCAGGTCAATTGTTATTCTCTCAACTCAGTTGGTCCTACCGTCGAGGATATATGTGGTCCTAAAAGATATCTTGCAATATACATCACTTCTGCAATTGCAAGTAACAATAAACCCCGTTACTAGAAAAAAAATTCAGTTTCTTATTCCAAAAGAaccaattttttaaattcatccT includes:
- the LOC140809925 gene encoding RHOMBOID-like protein 10, chloroplastic isoform X1, coding for MSSNSKNSIPIPGGRGLGPANHLITSAAVALRLHRRLNLARAFQSSLQSVSSLGFEPVLKDICQARAFQFAGFNYFQWSFHALSATVMSLSFFNGDEIRSDSRDVGKSFSRVSRNDLFGKRQWTNILLAANVLAYLAQTVSEGKLLFWGAKINSLISEGQLWRLATSSFLHANIGHLMVNCYSLNSVGPTVEDICGPKRYLAIYITSAIASSATSYWFCKAPAVGASGAIFGLVGSFALFILRHRGIITGSEGELRQIAKVIALNMAIGLLSQGIDNWGHVGGLLGGAAVSWFLGPAWKIESISRNGRNVLTDKAPIFSFFKNR
- the LOC140809925 gene encoding RHOMBOID-like protein 10, chloroplastic isoform X2, producing MSSNSKNSIPIPGGRGLGPANHLITSAAVALRLHRRLNLARAFQSSLQSVSSLGFEPVLKDICQARAFQFAGFNYFQWSFHALSATVMSLSFFNGDEIRSDSRDVGKSFSRVSRNDLFGKRQWTNILLAANVLAYLAQTVSEGKLLFWGAKINSLISEGQLWRLATSSFLHANIGHLMVNCYSLNSVGPTVEDICGPKRYLAIYITSAIASSATSYWFCKAPAVGASGAIFGLVGSFALFILRHRGIITGSEGELRQIAKVIALNMPTYVQDFKATRYSPNTYADCTYFQIIILSFHCLVVIVA